CGCGGCGGGGGACGCGAGTCCGCCGCCGAGGGCCACGAGCAGGCCCAGGGATGCCGCGGTGGCCGAGGCGGCGGCACGGCGTCGCAGCGGCCCGTGGGCCCCCGCGGGGTTCTTCGATCTCATGAGGTGTCGTTTCTTGTGTGTGCACGATGTGTGCGTGCAGTGGAGATCGCCAAGCTTTCGCCGCAAGGTGAACTCCAGCTAAATGTGATCTTGGGTGTGGCTGAACATGCAGGTGGCGATGGCTGATTCGCACCCCTGCGGCCGGCCGCACGCATCCGGCGGAGGCCGGTTCAGACCTCGAACAGGCGCTGCGCGAACCAGACGAGGCCCATCGCGGCGACGCCCGCGCAGAGCGCGCCGGTCATCCACAGGCCCGCCCGCGGTGAGCGGCGGCGCACCAGGAGCAGCAGCGGGAACACCACGGCGATGACGGCGAGTTGCACCGCCTCGATCCCGACGTTGAAGACCAGCAGCGACCACAGCAGCGTCCAGGACCAGGCCGCCTCGATCCCGAGCGCGCCCGCGAAGCCGAGGCCGTGCACCAGGCCGAAGCAGAACACCACGGCCAGCCGGAGCCGGCCGGCCCGGTCGAGGCCGAACCGTCCGCCGGTGGGCGCGAGATCGGTGGCGTGGACGCCGCGTCCGAGGGCCCGCCAGAGGTGCCAGCCGGCCACCACGGCGATGGAGAGCGCGATGACGGGTTCCACGATCCTGGCCGGCACCTCCACCAGGCCGAGGGCGGCGAGCAGGAACGTCACCGAGTGGGCGAGGGTGAAGCCGGTCGCCGCGAGGACGATCTCGCGCGGTCGCCGTGACCCGGCGATGAGCGCGAGCAGGAACAGGATGTGGTCGATGCCGCCCAGCAGATGCTCGGCGCCCAGCCGGAAGAACTCCCAGAACCGCGCGGTCCAGGGCTGGGTGACGGAGAACGACGGGTGGGCGGAGTCCAGCGCGGCGCTGCCGCTGTGCCCGCCGACCGTGTAGGTGACGATGGTCTTGGTCCCCTTGACGTACCCCTCGGCGTCCGGGAAGAGAGCGCTGCGGATCTCGTGGTCGCCGCCGCCCTCGCCGTCCGGCGGGCAGGTCCAGTCGAGGGTCAGCAGGGCGTAGGGCACCCCCTCCTCCTCGCCCATGCGGAAACCGCCGGCCGGCGCGGGGGCGCAGGCGCCGCCGCCGCTGACGGTGAAGCGGCGGGTGACGTAGCCGACGACCGTGTCGCGGTGCGCGTCCAGGGCCGCGGCCCGGTCGCGGCTGTCCCCGTTCTCGAAGGCGTCGGTTCCGGTGCGGAAGAGGGGGTCGTCCTTGCCGGTGTCGGCGGCCGAGACCACCAACAGGTCGTACTCCAGTCTCAGTTCGGTGCGCAGGCGTCCGTCGTCGGCGTCGACGACACGCGCGTACACGGTCGAGGAGAAACCGTGGGCCGAGGCCGACGGCACCGGACCGAGGAGGGCGAGGAAGAGGGGTACCGCCGCGGCGAGGATGACCAGGAGGCGGCGAACAGGGCGTGACATGGGGCTCCTTGGGGTTGCCCGTGCACCGTGCGGGTCGGGTGTGAACCCACGGCGGCCGTTCGGCGAACCGTGTGGGAACAACTGCTCGATCAAGGTCACAGACGTGGAGATCCCGAAAAGCGGCGGCGCAGGATGTGAAGGCACCCCCCCTTGCGACGGGCGGCCGGCCGCGTTCCGCCGCCGGCCGCCCGCGCCCGCCGCGTCGTCGCGGCCCACACTCCGGAGGACGATCGTCTTGCGCCGCCCGCTCCTGGCCGCCGCCGCCCTGTGCGCGGCCACCGCCCTGCTCACCGGATGCGGTTCCGGTGACGACTGGTCACGTCCGCACCCGAGCCCCTCCGCCGTCGGCGAGCTGGGCGCCGGGTTCCTCGGCCTCGCCGATCCGTCCGCCTCGCCCGCCCCCGAGGCGACCGTCACCCCGCGGCCCGGCTCCTGGTCCGGGGTGCGCCCCTCGCGCGGCTACCGGGTGGTGCTCCTCACAGCGGGCACCGACCGGCCCACCAGGACGCTGGTGGCGGCGGTGCGCGCGTGGGCCGAGCGGGAGGACGTCGAGCTGCGGACCGTGGACGCGGCCGACAGTCCCGATCTGCTCACCGCCGCCGACTCCGCGGTCGCCCTGCGGGCCGACCTCGTGATCAGCGCGGGCAACGACCTGATCGATCCGCTCGCGACCGTCACCCCGAACCATCTCGCCCAGCAATTCCTGGTGGTGGGCGCGGAGTTGGCCGAGCCCACGCACAACGTCACCGCCGTCGACTGGACGGGCGCGTCCTTCCGGGGCGAGGGCCTCGGCATGTCGTCGACCTACGCCCCCGCGTCCTTCACCCCGGCCCGCTGCGCCGCCGCCGTACGGGCCGGCACGGCGGCGGTGCTGTCGGGGCGGACCGGCATCGTGGTGTGGCTGGACACCTTCTAGCCCCTCCCGGACGGGCCCGCGCGCCCCCCGTGGCCGTGGACGGCCGTCTCAGAGGGCGAGACGGGGGTTTGACATTAGAAGACCTTATGGACGATAAAGTGCATGCTTTGGCCAGCTACGCACAATCCGTGACGGCCGTGACCTTCTAGCCGAATGAGTACGCCGTGTCCCAGTCCTACGCCTCGCCGTCCTCCGTCGACCGGGGGGAGGAGTGGAACACCTGGCGCGCCGGGCGCCGCCGCGCGCTCACCGCGCCGACCGGGAACCTCGCCCTGATCGAGACCCGCTGGCTGCCGGCCGGCGAGGAGCCCGACCTGGACGCGGCCCGCGCCGGACAGCCCGACACCGTGACCGTCACCACACTGCGCCGCACCGACCTGGTCACCGGCGCCCCCGAGCACGGCCTGCGCTTCTGGGACGCGGCCGCGCCCGCCGTCCGCCACTTCGAGGACGTCGAGGCCTTCCCGTACGACCCGTCCTGGGTCCTGGAAGCCACCTACACGCCGGTGGCCGACGCCCGCCGCATCGCCTTCGAGCACATCCGGGACAACGGCGGCACCCGCGACCTCGTCGTCCCCGGCGACATCGCGCTCACCGTCGACGGCCGCGACTACACCCTCAGCGCCTTCGACGACGGCGGCACCCTGCTCCTCGTCTTCGGCGACCCGACCAACGGGGACACCACCTACGGCGCGGGCCGCTTCCTCTTCGTCCGGCGCACCGACGACGAGAGCCGCGTCGTCCTCGACTTCAACCGCGCCTTCGTGCCGCCCTGCGGATTCTCCGATCAGTACAACTGTCCGATGCCGCCGCGGCAGAACCGTTTCCACCTGCCCGTGGAGGCAGGCGAGAAGCGACCCG
The sequence above is a segment of the Streptomyces griseoviridis genome. Coding sequences within it:
- a CDS encoding DUF1684 domain-containing protein codes for the protein MSQSYASPSSVDRGEEWNTWRAGRRRALTAPTGNLALIETRWLPAGEEPDLDAARAGQPDTVTVTTLRRTDLVTGAPEHGLRFWDAAAPAVRHFEDVEAFPYDPSWVLEATYTPVADARRIAFEHIRDNGGTRDLVVPGDIALTVDGRDYTLSAFDDGGTLLLVFGDPTNGDTTYGAGRFLFVRRTDDESRVVLDFNRAFVPPCGFSDQYNCPMPPRQNRFHLPVEAGEKRPVFRDGFDPQH
- a CDS encoding HupE/UreJ family protein produces the protein MSRPVRRLLVILAAAVPLFLALLGPVPSASAHGFSSTVYARVVDADDGRLRTELRLEYDLLVVSAADTGKDDPLFRTGTDAFENGDSRDRAAALDAHRDTVVGYVTRRFTVSGGGACAPAPAGGFRMGEEEGVPYALLTLDWTCPPDGEGGGDHEIRSALFPDAEGYVKGTKTIVTYTVGGHSGSAALDSAHPSFSVTQPWTARFWEFFRLGAEHLLGGIDHILFLLALIAGSRRPREIVLAATGFTLAHSVTFLLAALGLVEVPARIVEPVIALSIAVVAGWHLWRALGRGVHATDLAPTGGRFGLDRAGRLRLAVVFCFGLVHGLGFAGALGIEAAWSWTLLWSLLVFNVGIEAVQLAVIAVVFPLLLLVRRRSPRAGLWMTGALCAGVAAMGLVWFAQRLFEV